Proteins encoded together in one Rhipicephalus sanguineus isolate Rsan-2018 chromosome 9, BIME_Rsan_1.4, whole genome shotgun sequence window:
- the LOC119404737 gene encoding phospholipid scramblase 2 has translation MAAMTSPRPAVIPVAGGAGAPARPVIMVMPPVVTVPPGGVRAPSAAIQGVRQGIPFVQMPVQVPELEPIPGCPPGLEYLTRIDQLLVHQQLQILEMLVPYEQQNKYVVKNTMGQFIFMANEESDLASRCCLGSCRPFEMALLDYRSVEVMRLYRPLRCDSCLCFCCLQVMDIHAPPGTVIGSLRQECTVVYPLFSVLDSRGNVTLQIQGPFCTTAMLCNDIVFDITTKDGKTKIGQITKNWTGILREAFTDIDNFTVVFPIDLDVRMKAVLLGAAFLIDFIFFENGASGPVGAADLPGNIIN, from the exons ATGGCAGCGATGACCTCACCTAGGCCGGCAGTGATCCCGGTGGCCGGTGGCGCTGGAGCGCCGGCGAGACCAGTCATAATGGTCATGCCTCCTGTAGTGACCGTGCCACCAGGCGGCGTCAGAGCGCCATCGGCAGCCATTCAGGGCGTGAGACAGGGCATCCCATTTGTGCAGATGCCGGTGCAGGTTCCCGAATTGGAACCTATCCCGGGATGCCCTCCCGGACTCGAGTACCTGACGCGCATCGACCAGCTGCTCGTGCACCAACAGCTTCAGATCCTGGAAA TGCTGGTGCCGTACGAGCAGCAGAACAAGTACGTCGTCAAGAACACCATGGGCCAGTTCATCTTCATGGCGAACGAAGAGAGCGACCTGGCGAGCCGCTGCTGCTTGGGCAGCTGTCGTCCCTTCGAGATGGCGCTGCTCGACTACCGCAGCGTCGAAGTGATGCGCCTCTACCGGCCACTTCGCTGCGACAGCTGCCTATGTTTTTGCTGCCTGCAG GTGATGGACATTCACGCACCGCCGGGCACCGTCATCGGCTCACTGCGGCAGGAGTGCACCGTCGTGTACCCGCTGTTCTCGGTGCTGGACAGCAGGGGCAACGTGACGCTTCAGATCCAAGGGCCGTTCTGCACGACGGCCATGCTGTGCAACGACATCGTCTTCGACATCACCACCAAGGACGGCAAGACGAAGATCGGCCAGATAACGAAGAACTGGACCGGCATTCTCAGAGAGGCCTTCACCGACATCGACAACTTCACAGTGGTCTTCCCCATCGACCTGGACGTCAGGATGAAGGCCGTGCTGCTCGGTGCGGCCTTCTTGATT GACTTTATATTCTTCGAGAACGGCGCCAGCGGCCCCGTCGGCGCCGCTGACCTTCCCGGCAACATCATCAATTAG
- the LOC119404738 gene encoding phospholipid scramblase 2-like, which produces MQPKGPAALPFRPMAPTTSPREAATAAPPVRPNAPVPWPAAPMTGGAMAASAQPVAMVMPPVVTAPPGGVGRPTAAARTARQRGPIVQMPVKGSAIPEVEPIPGCPPGLEYLTCIDQLLVHQQLQLLEIFVPYEQRNRYIVKNTMSQYIFTAVEECDLATRCCCGSNRPFEMSLNDFRDIEVMRLFRPLRCNSCLCFCCLQEMEVCAPPGTVIGWLRQECTAIFPQFSVLDSDKNVVLQIKGPFCTTAVVCNDIVFDVTTKDGKTKIGQLTKNWTGLLREAFTDIDNFTLAFPIDLDVKMKAVLLGAVFLIDFIFFENGAAGPIGGFDAPGNVLN; this is translated from the exons ATGCAACCGAAAGGACCCGCGGCTCTGCCATTCAGACCCATGGCGCCAACGACGTCACCGAGAGAGGCTGCGACTGCAGCGCCCCCGGTCAGACCCAATGCTCCGGTGCCGTGGCCTGCGGCGCCGATGACTGGTGGAGCTATGGCGGCGTCGGCGCAGCCAGTCGCAATGGTCATGCCTCCTGTAGTGACCGCGCCACCTGGCGGCGTTGGAAGGCCAACTGCAGCCGCTAGGACAGCGAGACAGCGTGGTCCGATCGTGCAGATGCCGGTGAAAGGGTCGGCGATTCCCGAGGTGGAACCGATCCCGGGCTGCCCGCCTGGACTCGAGTACCTGACGTGCATCGACCAGCTACTTGTGCACCAGCAGCTTCAGCTCTTGGAAA TCTTCGTGCCGTACGAGCAGCGGAACAGGTACATCGTGAAGAACACCATGTCCCAGTACATCTTCACGGCGGTCGAGGAGTGCGACCTGGCTActcgctgctgctgcggcagcaaTCGTCCTTTCGAGATGTCGCTCAACGACTTCCGCGACATCGAAGTGATGCGGCTATTTCGACCGCTGCGCTGCAATTCCTGTCTTTGCTTCTGTTGCTTACAG GAAATGGAGGTGTGCGCTCCGCCTGGCACCGTCATCGGTTGGCTACGGCAGGAGTGCACCGCCATCTTTCCGCAGTTCTCGGTGCTGGACAGCGACAAGAACGTGGTGCTCCAGATCAAGGGGCCGTTCTGCACGACGGCGGTGGTGTGCAACGACATCGTCTTCGACGTCACCACCAAGGACGGCAAGACCAAGATCGGCCAGTTAACGAAGAACTGGACGGGTCTTCTTCGGGAAGCCTTCACCGACATCGACAACTTCACGCTGGCCTTCCCCATCGACCTGGACGTCAAGATGAAGGCTGTGCTGCTCGGTGCTGTCTTCTTGATT GACTTCATTTTCTTCGAGAACGGCGCGGCCGGTCCAATCGGCGGCTTCGACGCTCCCGGCAACGTCTTGAATTAG
- the LOC119404739 gene encoding hillarin isoform X2 has product MDEYLDPETQRTLEMRHRLEEDDLYRQFAKKRQEEEHHITHQIQEEWEKELERLTYRYQQEMRRKKQRLISTEEERMLTVRHQKEKEDLEKNMTIKLDRKKESLTRKLLEQERAATADLVEKHSEEMLNLINEKRDELIRREGEEFTNDDISAYPSHPPPPTPASISKTDIYTDPEVFSELDQIAINVAQADQQTFTDLVRQLICSCVSDVEKARTIFRWITVKNLNTMHFDENVIADTPMGILRGIKHGTESYHVLFKRLCSYAGLHCVVIKGYSKSAGYQPGVRFEDNRFRNSWNAVYVAGAWRFVQCNWGARHLVNAKEVPKPGSKGKSDSLRYEYDDHYFLTDAREFIYEFFPLQPEWQLLKRPISLREFEELPFVRSLFFRYGLYFPDTDTKATLYTDSTGAATVRIGMPEDMSHSLIFHYNLKFYDSDRDSFDGVSLKRFVMQSMVGNVVAFRVHAPCSGALLLDVFANAVTPREYLTGEPMKFKSVCKFKIVCEDLQTVMVPLPDCASGEWGPMKATRLFGLVPESHEDALIFSSRELEVRFRMTRPLTDFMATLHKNGVEEKKLSKFVSHTVHDDLVTFFLAFPDDGQYGMDIYTREMNGEIETGEKHLLTHCCKYLINVSKLSSK; this is encoded by the exons GAAGAGTGGGAGAAGGAACTGGAGCGACTCACGTACCGCTACCAGCAGGAGATGCGTCGCAAGAAGCAGCGGCTCATCAGCACCGAGGAAGAGCGGATGCTCACCGTTCGCCACCAGAAGGAGAAAGAGGACCTCGAGAAGAACATGACCATCAAGCTGGACCGCAAGAAGGAGTCGCTCACGCGCAAGCTGCTCGAGCAGGAGCGAGCCGCCACCGCCGACCTCGTGGAGAAGCACAGCGAGGAGATGCTCAACCTCATCAACGAGAAGAGGGACGAGCTCATACGG CGAGAAGGCGAGGAGTTCACGAACGACGACATTAGCGCGTACCCGAGCCATCCGCCCCCGCCGACGCCGGCGTCCATCTCCAAGACGGACATCTACACCGACCCCGAGGTGTTCTCGGAACTCGACCAGATCGCGATAAAC GTGGCGCAAGCAGACCAGCAGACATTCACGGACCTGGTACGACAGTTAATATGCAGCTGTGTGTCTGACGTTGAGAAGGCGAG GACAATATTCCGGTGGATCACAGTCAAGAACCTGAACACGATGCACTTCGACGAGAACGTGATCGCGGACACGCCCATGGGCATTCTCAGAGGCATCAAGCACGGAACCGAGAGCTATCACGTGCTCTTCAAGAGGCTCTGCAG CTATGCCGGCCTGCACTGCGTCGTCATCAAGGGCTACTCCAAGAGCGCCGGCTATCAGCCCGGCGTGCGGTTCGAGGACAACCGGTTCCGAAACTCCTGGAATGCCGTGTACGTCGCCGGCGCCTGGCGATTCGTGCAGTGCAACTGGGGCGCTCGCCACCTGGTCAACGCCAAGGAGGTGCCAAAGCCCGGTAGCAAGGGCAAGTCCGACTCGCTCCGCTACGAGTACGACGACCACTACTTCCTCACGGACGCCCGCGAGTTCATCTACGAGTTCTTCCCGCTCCAGCCCGAGTGGCAACTGCTCAAGAGGCCCATCTCGCTACGCGAGTTCGAGGAACTTCCGTTCGTGCGGTCGCTCTTCTTCCGGTACGGCCTGTACTTCCCGGACACCGACACCAAGGCCACTCTGTACACGGACAGCACGGGCGCCGCCACGGTCCGCATCGGAATGCCCGAGGACATGTCGCACAGCCTCATCTTCCACTACAACCTCAAGTTCTACGACAGCGACCGCGACTCGTTCGATGGCGTCAGCCTGAAGCGGTTCGTCATGCAGAGCATGGTCGGCAACGTGGTTGCTTTTCGGGTGCACGCGCCCTGCTCGGGCGCCCTCCTGCTGGACGTGTTCGCCAACGCGGTCACGCCGCGCGAGTACCTCACGGGCGAGCCAATGAAGTTCAAGAGCGTGTGCAAGTTCAAGATCGTCTGCGAGGACCTGCAGACGGTCATGGTACCGCTGCCGGACTGTGCGTCCGGAGAGTGGGGTCCCATGAAGGCGACGCGTCTCTTCGGTCTCGTCCCGGAGTCTCACGAGGACGCCCTCATCTTCTCGTCCCGGGAACTAGAAGTGCGGTTCCGCATGACGCGACCCCTGACTGACTTCATGGCGACGCTGCACAAGAACGGCGTCGAAGAGAAGAAACTGTCCAAGTTCGTCTCGCACACCGTCCACGACGACCTGGTCACCTTCTTCTTGGCCTTTCCGGACGACGGCCAGTACGGCATGGACATCTACACGAGGGAGATGAACGGCGAGATAGAGACCGGAGAGAAGCACTTGCTGACCCACTGCTGCAAGTACCTCATCAACGTCTCCAAGTTATCTTCGAAATGA
- the LOC119404739 gene encoding hillarin isoform X3 has product MEVLVDPETQRTLEMRHRLEEDDLYRQFAKKRQEEEHHITHQIQEEWEKELERLTYRYQQEMRRKKQRLISTEEERMLTVRHQKEKEDLEKNMTIKLDRKKESLTRKLLEQERAATADLVEKHSEEMLNLINEKRDELIRREGEEFTNDDISAYPSHPPPPTPASISKTDIYTDPEVFSELDQIAINVAQADQQTFTDLVRQLICSCVSDVEKARTIFRWITVKNLNTMHFDENVIADTPMGILRGIKHGTESYHVLFKRLCSYAGLHCVVIKGYSKSAGYQPGVRFEDNRFRNSWNAVYVAGAWRFVQCNWGARHLVNAKEVPKPGSKGKSDSLRYEYDDHYFLTDAREFIYEFFPLQPEWQLLKRPISLREFEELPFVRSLFFRYGLYFPDTDTKATLYTDSTGAATVRIGMPEDMSHSLIFHYNLKFYDSDRDSFDGVSLKRFVMQSMVGNVVAFRVHAPCSGALLLDVFANAVTPREYLTGEPMKFKSVCKFKIVCEDLQTVMVPLPDCASGEWGPMKATRLFGLVPESHEDALIFSSRELEVRFRMTRPLTDFMATLHKNGVEEKKLSKFVSHTVHDDLVTFFLAFPDDGQYGMDIYTREMNGEIETGEKHLLTHCCKYLINVSKLSSK; this is encoded by the exons GAAGAGTGGGAGAAGGAACTGGAGCGACTCACGTACCGCTACCAGCAGGAGATGCGTCGCAAGAAGCAGCGGCTCATCAGCACCGAGGAAGAGCGGATGCTCACCGTTCGCCACCAGAAGGAGAAAGAGGACCTCGAGAAGAACATGACCATCAAGCTGGACCGCAAGAAGGAGTCGCTCACGCGCAAGCTGCTCGAGCAGGAGCGAGCCGCCACCGCCGACCTCGTGGAGAAGCACAGCGAGGAGATGCTCAACCTCATCAACGAGAAGAGGGACGAGCTCATACGG CGAGAAGGCGAGGAGTTCACGAACGACGACATTAGCGCGTACCCGAGCCATCCGCCCCCGCCGACGCCGGCGTCCATCTCCAAGACGGACATCTACACCGACCCCGAGGTGTTCTCGGAACTCGACCAGATCGCGATAAAC GTGGCGCAAGCAGACCAGCAGACATTCACGGACCTGGTACGACAGTTAATATGCAGCTGTGTGTCTGACGTTGAGAAGGCGAG GACAATATTCCGGTGGATCACAGTCAAGAACCTGAACACGATGCACTTCGACGAGAACGTGATCGCGGACACGCCCATGGGCATTCTCAGAGGCATCAAGCACGGAACCGAGAGCTATCACGTGCTCTTCAAGAGGCTCTGCAG CTATGCCGGCCTGCACTGCGTCGTCATCAAGGGCTACTCCAAGAGCGCCGGCTATCAGCCCGGCGTGCGGTTCGAGGACAACCGGTTCCGAAACTCCTGGAATGCCGTGTACGTCGCCGGCGCCTGGCGATTCGTGCAGTGCAACTGGGGCGCTCGCCACCTGGTCAACGCCAAGGAGGTGCCAAAGCCCGGTAGCAAGGGCAAGTCCGACTCGCTCCGCTACGAGTACGACGACCACTACTTCCTCACGGACGCCCGCGAGTTCATCTACGAGTTCTTCCCGCTCCAGCCCGAGTGGCAACTGCTCAAGAGGCCCATCTCGCTACGCGAGTTCGAGGAACTTCCGTTCGTGCGGTCGCTCTTCTTCCGGTACGGCCTGTACTTCCCGGACACCGACACCAAGGCCACTCTGTACACGGACAGCACGGGCGCCGCCACGGTCCGCATCGGAATGCCCGAGGACATGTCGCACAGCCTCATCTTCCACTACAACCTCAAGTTCTACGACAGCGACCGCGACTCGTTCGATGGCGTCAGCCTGAAGCGGTTCGTCATGCAGAGCATGGTCGGCAACGTGGTTGCTTTTCGGGTGCACGCGCCCTGCTCGGGCGCCCTCCTGCTGGACGTGTTCGCCAACGCGGTCACGCCGCGCGAGTACCTCACGGGCGAGCCAATGAAGTTCAAGAGCGTGTGCAAGTTCAAGATCGTCTGCGAGGACCTGCAGACGGTCATGGTACCGCTGCCGGACTGTGCGTCCGGAGAGTGGGGTCCCATGAAGGCGACGCGTCTCTTCGGTCTCGTCCCGGAGTCTCACGAGGACGCCCTCATCTTCTCGTCCCGGGAACTAGAAGTGCGGTTCCGCATGACGCGACCCCTGACTGACTTCATGGCGACGCTGCACAAGAACGGCGTCGAAGAGAAGAAACTGTCCAAGTTCGTCTCGCACACCGTCCACGACGACCTGGTCACCTTCTTCTTGGCCTTTCCGGACGACGGCCAGTACGGCATGGACATCTACACGAGGGAGATGAACGGCGAGATAGAGACCGGAGAGAAGCACTTGCTGACCCACTGCTGCAAGTACCTCATCAACGTCTCCAAGTTATCTTCGAAATGA